DNA sequence from the bacterium genome:
AATATACAATTTAATTTAATTATAAGATAATCTAAACAATGAGAAGTTTATGAAAAATTTCAGAGAATATTTAAAAAAGAATATCGTTCTTTTTGACGGAGGAATGGGGTCGCTTATATACCAGAGAGGGATTTTATTTAATAAATCTTATGACGAACTCAATCTTTCCAATAAAAATCTTATACTATCCATACACAAAGAATACATTAATGCAGGTGCAGATGTAATAGAAACAAATACTTTCGGTGCAAATTTTTACAAGCTTAGACGACATAATATTGAAGATATTGTTTATAAAATCAATTTAAAAGGCGCTGAAATTGCAAGAGAAGCGGCAGATAATGATGTTTTTGTATGCGGATCAGTTGGGCCTCTCGGAGTTAAAATTGAACCTTGGGGAGAAATCTCATATAATGAAGCACGCGAAGCATTCAAAATTCAGATATCTGCGCTTGTTAAGGGTGGGGTAGATTTAATAATATTTGAAACCTTTCAGGAAATCACAGAGATTGAGCAGGCAATTTACGCAGCAAGGGAAGTTACGGATATCCCAATTATTGCGCAGATAGCTGTAAGAGATGACGGGAAAACTATTTTCGGGTTGTCTGCTGAAGATATATCAGTCCGGTTATGCAAAACCGAAGCTGATATAGCCGGAATGAACTGTGCAGTCGGCCCCAAATCAATGCTTGAGAACCTTGAAAAATTTATTCCTTTCTGCACAAAACCGGTTTCTGTCATGCCTAATGCAGGGAGAGCCCGATTTATTGAAGGCAGAACCATTTACATGTCCACTCCCGAATATTTTGGTATATACACAAGGCGCTTTATTGATGCAGGAGCACGAATTATAGGAGGCTGCTGCGGTACAAATCCTGATCATATAAAAAAAATGGCCGAATCTATCAGGCAGAAGCAGGGCAAAAAGGATGTAGAAATAAAAAGGGTCACTCTGCATGAAATAAAGAAAGAAATGCCGAAACCTGTAGAGAAAAGAGATAAATCCGACCTTGCTGAAAAGATAGTTGATAATAAATTTGTCACAATGGTAGAGATGGTGGCGCCGAGAGGCAATGACATATCAAAACAGATCAAAGGTTCAATGCTTCTGAAAAAATCAGGAGTTGATGTGGTGAATATACCTGACGGGCCAAGAG
Encoded proteins:
- a CDS encoding bifunctional homocysteine S-methyltransferase/methylenetetrahydrofolate reductase; the protein is MKNFREYLKKNIVLFDGGMGSLIYQRGILFNKSYDELNLSNKNLILSIHKEYINAGADVIETNTFGANFYKLRRHNIEDIVYKINLKGAEIAREAADNDVFVCGSVGPLGVKIEPWGEISYNEAREAFKIQISALVKGGVDLIIFETFQEITEIEQAIYAAREVTDIPIIAQIAVRDDGKTIFGLSAEDISVRLCKTEADIAGMNCAVGPKSMLENLEKFIPFCTKPVSVMPNAGRARFIEGRTIYMSTPEYFGIYTRRFIDAGARIIGGCCGTNPDHIKKMAESIRQKQGKKDVEIKRVTLHEIKKEMPKPVEKRDKSDLAEKIVDNKFVTMVEMVAPRGNDISKQIKGSMLLKKSGVDVVNIPDGPRASARMNGMALALRIQQETKMETLLHYTCRDRNILGMQSDMLGAAAIGIKNILAITGDPPMVGDYPEATAVFDVDSIGLTNLISNLNKGFDLGGKAIGKPTGFLIGVGADPNSINPEREIKRLRWKIDAGAEFVITQPVFDIDSLVKFIDKVSDLNIPFIAGIWPLVSLRNAEFMRNEVPGVTIPDEIIEKMKRFSDKQDQFRIGIDIAKSMIDKVKSFVGGVQISAPFNKYSTAVEVAGQVLEKD